The genomic stretch GCCGAAGTCTGACAGCCGCCAAAGGGGCGTGGCAGTGGAATTCCTGACAGACACATGTAGAGAataagattattttattttggggcgttcccaaagcgttacaacgcagcgtctcgttccctcggggaactagggttttCGAGCATAAACCGTATTTTTCAGGTcgtgccacagcatctcaataggattcaggtcaggactttgactaggccactccaaagtctttttGTTCAGCcattcagccattcagaggtgaaCTTCTGCAAAACTGCTGCAAAAcacaagttcacttcagcttgaaatcacgaacagatggccggacattctctttcaggattttttggtaaacagcagaattcatggtttcatttatcacatcaagtcttccaggtcctggagcagcaaaacagccccagaccatcaaactaccaccaccatattttcctgttggtatgatgttcttttcctgaaatgcggtgttacttttacgccagaagtaatgggacacacatTTTCcgaaaagttcaacttttgtctccaTGCAGActatttttgcccagtctctttcttatggggaagtcatgaacactgaccttaactgaggcaagtgaggcatGCAATTCTTTGGAAtttttttgtggggttttgTGACCTTTTGGATGAGTGgttgctgtgctcttggggtaattttggtcagcaggccactcctgggaaggttctccactgttccttgtttttgccatttgtgaaaaATGGCTCTCACTATGGTTCACTGgcgtcccaaagctttagaaaggGCTTcaaaaccttttccagactgacaGATCAATTGTTTttactcatttgtttctgaatttctttggagctcggcatgatgtctagcttttgaggaccTTTTGGTCTACTatactttgtcaggcaggtcctattaaagagatttcttgattgtaaacaggtgtggcagtaatcaggcctgggtatggctgcatgttgtgttcacttgtgttatcttttactaagatttaaattagtttgatgatttaaaacattaaagtgtgacaaacatgctaAAAATAAGAACACTTTATATATTTCcacactgtgggacgaataaaggtttatcttatcttatcttatcttatctaatcttatcttatcttatcttatcttatcttatatatatgtaattgaCATAGAAACAAAGACACCTGTGAATGAAGACACAATCTAATAATGATAAGGGGTAAGGCACTACTGCTTGTGCATGCACTAAACACTGTCACAACCGGAGCAAGAAGGTATcaatgatgataaaaatgtgcaactcACCTGAGATCGTTAGGAGAAACATCAGACAAAGTTGGGGTTCTATTTTGAGGGACATCATTAATAAAggttctaaacaaaaaaaaaaatatatttaaataaaaattacttgcaaaaagtaaaaaatagttcaaaccattttttttagttGAGAAAAAGACTGTTACTGGtaatacacatgtactctgtcttactcctactgactttcattccccatctctccagcgcatacctccacctctccatgctcttctccacctgcttcctactctcaccacaaatcacaatatcatccaaaaCAACATAGTCCacgaagactcctgtctgacctcgtccatcaaacTATCCATCActgaaaacaggaaagggctcagagctaaTCCTTGATGCCATTTTACATCCACCATGATCCAGTCTGtcatacctactgcacacttttctgctgtcacactgtcatacatgttctgcaccaccctcacatacttctctgacacaccagaatTCCTCATACAAtgccacaactcctctctccaccctgtagTACGcattctctaaatccacaaacacacaacccaactccttctgatcttctctatacttctccatcaacattctcaaataatgcctcctttggccaacagtagcccaatttccaccggtaccctgttggctaacaatagcCGATTCAGTATGAGATTATGATTCGTGATCCGAATGTTAGATTTGACACATGTATTACtccggatgcccttcctaatgcaaccctcctcatttatccggacttgagacaggcactaagagtgcactggtttgtgcaaacctaatggctgggttcaccACGTTACTTTGAACTGATCacaaaaatcaaatatttaaaaaagcacaagtaaAAACTGGTTCATGAATTAAATGTTAACAAATTTATCATTATGGAgtaattttcatcattttaGAATCCTCAATAATGTCACAGAATCATTAGATAATCAAAGATGAGATATGAAAACAATAATAGtcacaaatatttcacatttctaATAGTTTTGACTTTGAATAgaaagacaaaaccaaaaataaaaccaacaaaAGTGTTAGTATTTACCCAATGGCCTTCCACAGTATATTACTTATACAAATCTCAACTTGCCTATTTGGCTTTCCACAATACATCACAaaagatgatagatagatagatagatagatagatagatagatagatagatagatagatagatagatagatagatagatagatagatagatagatagatagatagatagatagatagaactttattgtcattgcattgtacaggtacacaccaacgaaatgcagtttggcatctaccagaagtgcaaaatgtagcaattgtgcaaaagtataaaggctataacagtgcagagacgtgtggacataattaagaagtacagaaatGGTTCTAAacctatggcattgaagaggatTATGCAGAAGTGATGGTTACGagattatggcatttattagcaagctgaataaacagtctattatatatatataaatatatacacattatatatacatacatgaatgtgaaatgttgggcagaatgtacagtagggatataaagatacatgtagataataaaagtgcagatttaatgaggagtaaaaaagatatactatgtaatatgtacatgtatagtacagaggttatatatagtgtttcattttgtgttggttttgtttttgtagtgATCTATCTACATAATGACCTCAGTGGCCTTCAATAGTCACAGCTACAAAGCCTCGTGTTCAAGTGTGTAGAACaatttgtaattgtgtgtggAAGAAACACCAGTACACACTCCAACACTGGTGTTTATCACACGTGTGTACACACAGATGTAACTATATACAGTCATCAATCCTACAGATTCTCTACATGACTCTGTtcatgcacaaacacattcatttacataaaaacaacatcCCCAAAGCACCATATACACTAAATAACTTCATTTAAAGTGATTATATgggtatattttgttttattgttgcaaatatgttaatatctaatcttgtttataaattgttaaaaaacagacacagtcacaatatcataatcataattcatCAGAATATTAAAGTTAAAACTCCATATTTCTCAGCACTGAGAGTCGatcagtaaaatgtttacaaaggAAGCAAAACAAATTATTGGCACtgaataaacaacaataaaactttttttatgttcagGAAAAGTAAAGATTAAACTAATGAGTAAATTTAGCGATTGAAAATAAAACGTTTCTTACCGTGTTCCTCGACCTTCATGTACGACAATAAAACAGAGAATAAAGATATGTGTGAGAGTTGAAGAAATTGATTGTGTAAGTTGAGTTGTTTATAAGTCCTGTTTCCTCTTTCACTGATTTAGTTGCTGCAACTGAGGAAGTGTTGCTTTACAGTGTTAACACATTGTGTCTACATTGTGCACATTATTTTTACCATCTCAGTCCAGAAGTGTGAAAAGAAATGGAGGGGGATTAAGGTGAAGCCATTGCATATTCAACTGCAGAAGTGAAACACACAACATGGTCATCATCACGCTAAACCACTAAACACAAGTCAtgacttttataaaaatgatcagtTTAATGTTTAGATTTAGTTTGATTGTTGTATATACGGTTATACTTGTGTcaaaacttaattttttattgtttcagtattgtgtttagtttaaaaagtaaaatcctGATGATTGGAGGAGACTGTGGACTTGAACAGGCAGAAACAGTAGATTTTGCTTCTAAGGATGTAACACAGTGATCACCAGAGCAATAACAGTAGGAAGAAAACACAAAGGAGCCAAGTGACTTCTTTTATCTTACTTTGTGTTCCCCGTATTTCCCACCTGATGTCGCCATTGTCTCCTTCTGCCCCTCGTTTTTTCGTATTGTTTCCCCGTGTCTAATCCCTCCTGTGTATAATACACTCCTtatttgtctctctttttcagtTTGATTGTTATGGTGCCTGTTTCCTATGGTTATTTTCCAGTGTCTCCCGAGTTTTTCTGTGAAAGTCGTTGCTTATcagttttttctgctttttcatgACAAAATTGAGATTTTGCACAAATTCATGTATATATGTTTCCCTTTTCAAGTTGTGGAATTTTGTTTGCTATATTctattgttgttttgtgttgttgttgtttttggacATTCTAATTAAAGAATGAATTTTCCAACTTGTCCGAGTCTGTATCTGCTTTTTTTGGACTATAGTTTAACACTCATTTTCAAAACACTGGTCAGGTCTGTGAAGTCTGaccacaaatgtttttttcaatataatCACTGCTATACCAAATctcatgttttaaatatttatttgcagtgaaaaaaaaaaaatatttgaagctTTGGCTAGATGAAGCCTCTACTCAGAAATTCTACTCAGAAGGCAGGAAGGTTTTAGCAAATTTCATTAGAGCAACAATACTGCTCACTTCAttaacagcaaaaaaattaacataaaTTCACTGCTTTAAATGAGTTTATAGCAGTTATTACTTTAGATTTATCAGTACAAACACATTAGCTGTTTAAATCTATAACACTGACCTGCAGTTTACAGTTTAGAGAAAGTAATACATCAGAAATATCATCAGTAATGTTAGATGACTAGCATGttgctaatttacacacacattctgcaTTGAAAGACTGATATTCTGTAATTCCTGCTACATGTGCTacattgtaatgttttaaagcaTCAACTAGAGAATTATACTGCCTCTTCATCCGTTACTTCATCCTGTTGACATTTTTGTTGACATTAGGATTCTTCAATATCTGTTGCTCACAACACGAACAATTCAAACTCAATGGTTATATCTCCTTTATAACTGGAGAAAGTTGAAGGTACAAGGTATAGTGTCAGTAGTTTTACAAGAAACTGTTAGTTTTGCAAGAAAATAGCAAAAATCTACAATAAAGTGAAATCAcaacattaataaaatagatatttatcaatgcatttttatagtatgtagATCATTTTGATGGTAAATGTATAAGTAGCTCTTATGctgtaaaagtgtgtgcacccctgGTCTAGATAATTGACCACAAACATAATTAACAACaatgatattttttgtttttgtggttcATCACAAATTACACATCAAATTCCATGCCATATGTATATTTgaagtttaaatgaaataattatgcTTATAAATCGCTTGCATTTTAAAGTACGTGCAGTCTGATTATATAATCACTTTATCCTGCTCAGTGTCACATTGAATCATTTCCAGGATCACAGAGTGCCAAACATTTCCACAAAAGCTTTTaccttttacaaaaataaactgaaatattcGTAAAAAGCATATGACTTGAAATTAGTTAATAGCTTTTATTGCTTAAGAGtaaaacagtttatattttGGAGAAAGATAATATATGATAAATATCAGCTATGTTAGCTGGATAGCTTGTTGCTAACAAAACACATGACATCATAAGGAGtgataagagaaataaaacactaatgGATTACTAAATGCACACGCAATATTTACATTCAGAACTAAAGTATTTATCATTGAGAATCTACAGCAGACTGAAACAGTTCTAACCTGCAGACAGCAGAAAAAATACTTTGTACTTCTATAAAATGATTAAAGTTGATTTAAATGGCTGTAAGTTGCTCATGTTGCGAGAGTAAAGAAGCGATTCAGGTTTTCATTTCAGTAAAGAGTTCTCTCTATTCATCAGCTGTTTCAGAACTTCTTTTCTTCATCATGTTCCTCAAAGTctggaagaaaaaacacacacaggaacatcaGAAATGTGTGTTGAAGTAGAACATGTTGCTGACATTTATAAACATCAGTTGTGTATTAAAActcacatttttaaataaagtgaaataaaatataaaaaatataaaaatggattttattaaattaataatctaataatgGTTTTCATTGAAATGTAAATTCAGAGCCATATACTGTGGGTTAATTACCAAAAAGCCATAACCGTACTTAGAGAACGAGGAGAAGACCAGCTTTCCCAGCAGGATTTACTGGACTAATAAAAGGCAACGCCAAAGTTGAGAAACATCAAAATAAATTGCCAAGCAGGACCTTCAGATAAGTCTGGAATTTCACATGTCAAATAGCCAAAAACCAATGACAAATACAATGAGAACATTTGACCAGAGTTTCCATCACCCACACAGGTCTCACAGTGGAGGATTATTACCACATTGTGCAGGAGATGAGTAAAAGCTATATTTCAGGTAGTAAAGGAGCAAAGATTTCTGTAGAAATGATGAAGGAAAGTAAAGACAGATAAACTTGGAGCTTAAAGGGTGTTCATTTAATCCACATTTTCTATTCATCAACAATATATTGATATCTGCAGTCAGAAGGCAGTGGACTCAATCTTCATTATCTGGAAGCAATTGCAGTAAATCACACTACCAGATGAGGCAGAAACAGAAGGGTTATGGTGAACATAAGGACACTAAGAACAGCCTCTTCATCAAAATAATCAGggattaaaatagaaaaacatgAGTAAAAGGGGCTCCTGGCTGATGACCAGCACAATAGCACTGTAGGATGTGTGTCAAAAAGAAATGACTCACCTTTGCTGGCATCTAACAAGTGTGTGATAAACATCATCAGATTTCCGGCCTGCAGGGTCGAGAGCTGCATACGTGTCATCTTTAACACTCAACCCAATGTTCTGCAGAGAGGAGGGGTGAAGAACATGAGCAGGTTCTGCTGAAGATCTTTACAGTAAGAGTTTATTATGAACAAAGCAGCCACCTGATGGACAGGTCTGTATTAACTCACCTGATGATCACCTTCATCTGcctttttcttctgtttcctACATCTActcaaaaaagtcaaatatttctCCATCGTAAACATCTTCATAAGAATTAATGATGAATTTATCAGCACAATTATTCCCACCTTAACCAGAAGAGTGCAAAGAGAAGAGCTGCAAGTCCGAACAATCCGAGTCCAACAGCCACATACACAATTATAGAGCCACCTGatacaatgcacacacacacacacacacacacacacacacacacacacacacacacacacacacacagaaaataatttaaatacttcaaattaataaaatatcttCAGTTGAACGAAGTTCATCCACAGTACAGAATGTAAAATGGAGCAGTGATGAAACAGTAATGTCTAAACATCTCTCACCAGTTATAGTGATGGACACTGCAGCTGATCTCTCAGAGCCGAGTTTATTCTGAACCTCACAGTAGTACAGTCCACTCTGTAGAGCTCTGTAACTCTGTCCTGATCCTACAGGTGATGCTTCATTCTCCTTAAACCAGGTGTagttctccacaggtgggtTTGCATCACTGCTGCAGGTCAGAGTTACTGAACTTCCCTCCACAATCTCACCTGAGGGGCTAATGGACATGTTCTTCGGAGGATCTAAAGAGTTTCAAGATAAGAGTGAAGAAAGCAGGTCATTGTCATAATTAATGCTTTTGGATTATGTTTCTTCAATATTTTTCAATactattttttatgaattttattgaaatgactaaaacaaaactaaacctCCTACAAATCACACAGGTCTGTTGTTAAATCCCATAATAATTCCTTATATATTTTCCAGAAATGATTAACATGTGCTTCCTTCCATGTGAACTCCTGGACTGTTGGTCAGGAATTTCTGTGGCATCAAGCAACATAAAGCAGAGTGTAAATGGAGGGTGGAGTCGGGAGAAGTGAGTGATGAAGATCCCACACCTGtatgtaattttaataacatGTGTTCTGTGTTTCAGTGAGGGGCAGTGAGGATAAAGGGAAAagccttttgtgtgtgtgtttgagagagagagagagagagagagagagagagagagagagagagagaaatgaaaaagtGAGAGGTGAGTTGTGTAGGTTCTAGTCAATGAAAAGTGAAATTAAACGAGACTAGAAATAAAAATTCCAGTCGGCTTTAAGCTCTGTCTCCTTCTGACTGCTGTGGTGGACACAAGGCTCAGTGTTCAGCAGAAACAGAAGAACTAAAACCAAAATCCTCTCAGAGATCAGTGAAGGAGAGCAGGATTCTATACCAATACATGAATGAGTCTGTGATATTTAACATCTAAACTCCACTCAGACAAACTGCTATGACTCTGATACTGACATTTATCACTaacatcatttttattacacaaatcatttgtgttgttttactttattaaatactGAGATAATAAATAAGAAGGTCAATAAAACTCACATCTGACACTGAGGTATTGAGCAGGAGATGGGAGATGTTCAGATCCTCTTACAGCACAGTTATAACTGCCTGCATCCTCACTGCTGACCCTCTGCAGGTGGAGTTTGTTGCTCTTGAAGGTGTTTGTGGTTAaatcatgtgtgtttttgtaccagATGAATGTTGGATCAGTCAGACTGCAGGTGGTTTTACAGGTCAGAATGACTGATTCTCCCTCTGTAACTTCTGCAGGAGCGATCAGCTGAAGATCTTATACAATGAGAGAAACATTAAATCTGAATCAGTGAATAATCACCTGCTCACACAAAATCTTTTGTAAATCACCTGAACTACAAGCAGAAATGTTCAAtttatcagtttatttattattttgtggtGTTTCATGAAAACAGTAATTCAATTAGAATGAGTTTTTAATTCATCTGCTACAAAACTCCTGTAGCTAAAAGGAGATTATGGTCTGAGTGACACATGTAGAGAATAAGATGATTTTATTTACCTGTAACTCTGAGTGTAATTCCAGGAACACCCTGATATTTATCTTTAGTTGTTATGAATCTGAAGCAGTACATGTTTTCATCTGATTTCTTCACATCACTCAGTCTGAGGGAGAAGTGATTCTGTTCATCTCCTAAATACTCCACTCTGCCTGAGTAACCTGATTCATTACGCAGATCAGTCGCTTCTACACCCTTAACTGGGTTtataaaccaaaacctgtttATCACTGTAAGACCTGTTGGATGTGTGTAAGTGGCCTCCATAACCACTGTAGATCCTTTTACAGCACAGAGATGTAGTTTGCTGTATTTCACACTCCATTGATTCCCAAGAGCTCCTGAAACATGACACATGAAAGAGGTGATTAGAGATCATTATCCTGAGCCCCATAAAACACTGAGTTATTTTAcagcttctcttctctcctctggAACTCCGGGGCAGAAAAATACAAACTATTCTTTACTACTGGAAGGAAACTGTGCAGGATTTAGACACAGgtgtctttattattattattattattattattattattattattattattattattattaatgttattaagactgtgtatatatttatacaaaaattagaaaaagtgtatagaaatatatatatatatatatataaatttctatacactttttctattttttgtcatttctttttcaggacagatgattagatagatagatgcaaaggcggtatatatatatatatatatatatatatatatatatatatatatatatatatatatatatatatatatacagttgtgttcaaaattattcaaccccaatgctgtaaatggttttaggaatttagtgtacatttgtaattgtattcagaatgaaatcctacaaggacttcttaaagaaccatatgcaactaaaatgacatcaattagttttgtaatacagtagtaaatgtttcttttgtgaattcttcattgacataattattcaaccccttaaagactaccactctgaagaacagaggttcaatgaagtgttttcaatcaggtattgaaaacacctgtggatatcaggagcagcaataaagcctaataagcaccaattaggcagctttaaaatgactgtgatactcagctccttctagacatttactggtgtggttacaaacatggtgaggtcaagagaatggtccaggaagacaagagaacaggtgattactcttcacaggaagggcaatggctataagaagattgcaaagatgttaaacataccaagagacaccataggaagcatcattcgcaaattcaaggcaaagggcactgttgaaacgctacctggtcgtggcagaaagaagatgctgacttcgactgctgtgcgctacctgaagcgtagagtggagaaaagtccccgtgtgactgctgaggaactgagaaaagatttgtcagatgtgggtactgaagtttctgctcagacaatacggcgcactctgcgtaatgaaggcctccatgccagaactcccaggcgcacccccttgctgtccccaaagaataagaagagtcgactgcagtatgccaaaagtcatgtggacaaaccacagaagttttgggatagtgttctgtggactgatgaaacaaaattagaactgtttgggcccatggatcaacgctatgtttggaggaggaagaacaaggcctatgaagaaaagaacaccttgcctactgtgaagcatggcggggggtcaatcatgctttggggctgttttgcttctgcaggtactggaagcttcagcgtgtgcaaggtaccatgaattctcttcagtaccaggagatattggatgacaatgtgatgcagtccgtcacaaacctgaggcttggaagacgttggacctttcaacaggacaatgatcccaagcatacctccaagtccactagagcatggttgcagattaaaggctggaacattttgaagtggccatcgcagtcaccagacttaaatccgattgagaacctctggtgggacttaaagaaagcagttgcagtgcgcaagcctaagaatgtgactgaactggaggcttttgcccatgatgaatgggcgaagatacccgtagatcgctgcaagacacttgtgtcaagctatgcttcacgtttaaaagctgttataactgtaaaaggatgttgtactaagtactaagattgaatgtcacttgggggttgaataaaactgataatgatgtgagctcagaaaagacatttgtggttatttcattataaatgttatgttatatttgtctgacctacacgtgcctctttgatttaattgtaagcaggatgactgaatgatcataatcaatgtcaaaccgaccaaaacaatcaatttcagtgggggttgaataattttgaacacaactgtatatatatatatatatatacacacacacacacacacacacacacacacacacacacacacacacaataattgaCAGAAACAAAGACAACTGTGAATAAAGacacaataaaataatgattaataataagaCAGGGATGGAGACACTGACTGGGTGCTTTGTGGTGAAAAGCGCTAATATACTTATTTATGCACTGAACACGACTCACCTGAGATCAGTAGGAGAAACATCAGACAAAATTGGGGCTCCATTTTGAGGGACATCACTACTAAATGTtctaaaggaaaataataataataa from Silurus meridionalis isolate SWU-2019-XX chromosome 24, ASM1480568v1, whole genome shotgun sequence encodes the following:
- the LOC124378395 gene encoding B-cell receptor CD22-like isoform X3, with amino-acid sequence MLSFKMASPLCLIFLLMISEALGNEWSVIHNKTQLCALKGSTVFMNIIHTHPTDVTVTKTFWVIDPAPDKELTDLRDDPGYSGRVEYLEGEQNHFSLRLSDVKKSDEHKYCFRVITNVEKEKWLGKPGVTLGVTDLQLIAPAEVTEGESVILTCKTTCSLTDPTFIWYKNTHDLTTNTFKSNKLHLQRVSSEDAGSYNCAVRGSEHLPSPAQYLSVRYPPKNMSISPSGEIVEGSSVTLTCSSDANPPVENYTWFKENEASPVGSGQSYRALQSGLYYCEVQNKLGSERSAAVSITITGGSIIVYVAVGLGLFGLAALLFALFWLRCRKQKKKADEGDHQNIGLSVKDDTYAALDPAGRKSDDVYHTLVRCQQRL